A region from the Paenibacillus humicola genome encodes:
- a CDS encoding carbon-nitrogen family hydrolase → MADDKLRLALVQMHVDAGHPDLNFARLEQRLEEAAQGPVKPDLVMLPEMWNTGYALEQIGRIADRNGERTKKLLSAFSAKHGIQVIGGSIAEGRADGVYNTIFAFGADGELAADYSKIHLFRLMDEEKHLQPGGKIGRMTVAGAEAALMICYDIRFPELARRLALDGAKALFVPAQWPHPRLHHWRTLLTARAIENQMYVIACNRVGESGGTAFFGHSLVIDPWGEIVAEAGEDETILRAEIDLSQVEAVRAKIPVFEDRRPSLY, encoded by the coding sequence ATGGCGGACGACAAGCTGCGCCTTGCACTCGTGCAGATGCACGTCGATGCGGGGCATCCGGATCTTAATTTTGCCCGATTGGAGCAAAGGCTCGAGGAAGCCGCGCAAGGACCGGTCAAGCCCGATCTGGTCATGCTGCCTGAAATGTGGAATACCGGCTATGCGCTGGAGCAGATCGGCCGCATTGCCGACCGGAACGGGGAACGGACGAAAAAGCTGCTTTCGGCGTTCAGCGCCAAGCACGGGATTCAGGTGATCGGCGGCTCGATCGCTGAGGGCAGAGCGGACGGCGTATACAACACGATTTTTGCGTTCGGAGCGGACGGCGAACTAGCGGCCGATTATTCCAAAATCCACCTTTTTCGATTGATGGACGAAGAAAAGCATCTGCAGCCCGGCGGAAAAATCGGCCGAATGACGGTAGCAGGGGCGGAAGCCGCTCTTATGATTTGCTATGATATCCGTTTTCCGGAGCTCGCCCGCAGGCTGGCGCTCGACGGCGCCAAGGCGCTGTTCGTGCCCGCGCAGTGGCCGCATCCGCGGCTTCATCATTGGCGGACGCTGCTGACGGCCCGGGCGATCGAGAACCAGATGTACGTGATCGCCTGCAACCGGGTGGGCGAAAGCGGCGGAACCGCGTTTTTCGGCCATTCGCTCGTGATCGATCCCTGGGGAGAAATCGTCGCCGAGGCGGGCGAAGACGAAACGATTCTCCGCGCCGAAATCGACCTGTCCCAGGTCGAAGCGGTGCGGGCGAAAATCCCGGTGTTCGAGGACCGCAGGCCTTCGCTTTATTGA
- a CDS encoding LysR family transcriptional regulator: MEFRQLQYVIQIAAEKNFSRAAEKLHIAQPSLSQQLSKLEKEIGVLLFRRTTNSVELTHAGSVFVEKAQTILDSVEQLKQELDDLAHMRKGRLVVGSLPITGSHVLPLVLPVFGQRYPEIEVVLMEDSSSRLEQLTASGQTDLCLLSLPLQEPTLTWQPLIEEEICLALPPGHALAERGLPVPIAELSSEPFVILKKGQGFRQIVLELCGKSGFEPRIVFESGNIETVQSLVAAGMGIAFVPKMVTRAKWTELAPVYVPLAESPSRTLVAASRKGRYLSKAAEAFIDTMRETVERHFGAVREKRQ; this comes from the coding sequence ATGGAATTCCGCCAACTGCAGTACGTCATTCAAATCGCAGCCGAAAAAAATTTTTCGCGCGCGGCCGAGAAGCTGCATATCGCCCAGCCGTCTCTCAGCCAGCAGCTTTCCAAGCTGGAGAAGGAGATCGGCGTCCTGCTTTTCCGCCGTACGACCAATTCGGTCGAGCTGACGCACGCCGGCTCCGTCTTCGTCGAGAAAGCGCAGACGATACTCGACAGCGTCGAGCAGCTGAAACAGGAGCTGGACGACCTCGCCCATATGCGAAAAGGAAGGCTTGTCGTCGGCAGCCTGCCGATTACCGGCTCGCACGTGCTGCCGCTCGTGCTGCCCGTATTCGGGCAGCGATACCCGGAAATCGAGGTCGTGCTGATGGAGGACAGCTCGTCCCGGCTCGAGCAGCTGACGGCCAGCGGGCAGACCGACCTGTGCCTCCTGTCGCTCCCGCTGCAGGAGCCGACCTTAACCTGGCAGCCGCTGATCGAGGAGGAAATCTGCCTGGCCCTGCCGCCCGGCCATGCGCTTGCCGAACGCGGCCTCCCCGTGCCGATCGCCGAGCTGTCGTCCGAACCGTTCGTCATCTTGAAGAAAGGCCAGGGCTTCCGCCAAATCGTGCTCGAGCTGTGCGGAAAATCCGGCTTCGAGCCGCGCATCGTGTTCGAAAGCGGCAATATCGAAACGGTGCAGTCGCTTGTCGCGGCGGGCATGGGCATCGCGTTCGTACCGAAGATGGTGACGCGCGCCAAATGGACGGAGCTCGCTCCGGTTTATGTGCCGCTCGCCGAGTCGCCATCGCGCACGCTTGTCGCCGCAAGCCGCAAAGGCCGCTATCTGTCGAAGGCGGCCGAAGCGTTTATCGATACGATGAGAGAAACGGTGGAGCGCCATTTCGGCGCCGTCCGCGAAAAACGTCAATAA